One Nitrosopumilus piranensis genomic region harbors:
- a CDS encoding SRPBCC family protein, with protein MTLVTKSIDIKTPVENVFTYFARPEHVSDQIKTDAVGMTVVPMDIKEGMGVGTTFRIIGDFSGKRLEWDCETTEFVRNEKITAKQIEGPFKKWQITNEFKSLGNNLTRVTMSVDYEMPFGPLGAIMDKAKFAKSAERGMETALYNVRGLLEGNGSIPVYITLEAYQKLLTEKKKMNDVPVSTALTAIIEKYNEIEAKA; from the coding sequence TTGACCCTCGTAACAAAATCAATCGATATTAAGACACCTGTTGAGAATGTCTTTACTTACTTTGCAAGACCAGAACATGTTTCTGATCAAATCAAGACTGATGCTGTAGGAATGACTGTTGTTCCTATGGATATTAAGGAAGGCATGGGTGTAGGTACAACCTTTAGAATTATCGGTGACTTTAGCGGTAAACGTTTAGAGTGGGATTGTGAGACAACTGAATTTGTTAGAAATGAGAAAATAACTGCAAAACAAATTGAAGGTCCATTTAAGAAATGGCAAATTACTAATGAATTCAAATCATTAGGAAATAACCTCACAAGAGTTACAATGTCAGTAGATTATGAAATGCCATTTGGTCCTCTAGGAGCAATTATGGACAAAGCAAAATTTGCAAAATCTGCTGAGAGAGGAATGGAAACTGCTCTTTACAACGTTAGAGGTTTGTTAGAAGGAAATGGTTCAATTCCAGTTTACATCACACTAGAAGCATACCAAAAACTTCTTACCGAAAAGAAAAAGATGAATGATGTTCCAGTTTCAACTGCACTAACTGCAATCATTGAAAAATACAATGAAATTGAAGCCAAAGCATAA
- a CDS encoding GMC oxidoreductase, whose amino-acid sequence MTELDIKTKYHEPVLRENIDVCIIGSGAGGSAVAHTLTNKGKSVVILEAGNYYPEEYVTAQSREDVLLNLWKNHGVFLANDFSLNVSQGQCVGGSTMINYGICFRIPPRVLQKWRDDYGITLSDEEINQAYEKVEDVYGVTGIQQEGRSHTVLQDGCNDLQYSHGWMQKALRGDKKQNALITFLEHSKKDKLEIFANCKAESVTKDGDKIISVKGVATDPDTKIKHNVEVFAEKIVLAAGPIASSEFLLKNNLSNGNKKVGERCSLHPSSSVVAEFPFQINGQDSSVMAYYCDEFSIMQKPNFGFIIESIFVAPSQFSLIMPSFGMENLRHVKNYHKVAMAGVLVHDDSVGKIKLNKNKDATLDYTLNKDDQEKMVKGLREAVRIYLRAGANKVITGHINETIIECEDEIESKIPDDSAGQAKLLVLSAHPQGGNIMGENEKESVVNSYCKSHEIDNLYVCDASVFPTSVGVNPQLTVLMLATVASENMY is encoded by the coding sequence TTGACTGAACTTGACATTAAAACAAAATATCACGAACCTGTATTAAGAGAAAATATTGATGTGTGCATCATAGGAAGTGGTGCTGGGGGCTCTGCAGTAGCTCACACACTAACTAACAAAGGGAAATCTGTGGTGATACTGGAGGCAGGAAATTACTATCCTGAAGAATATGTCACAGCCCAAAGCAGAGAAGACGTTCTTTTGAATTTGTGGAAGAATCATGGGGTTTTTCTTGCAAATGACTTTTCGCTAAATGTATCCCAAGGTCAATGTGTTGGTGGCTCTACCATGATTAATTATGGAATATGCTTTAGGATTCCTCCACGCGTATTGCAAAAATGGCGAGACGACTATGGAATTACGCTTTCTGATGAAGAGATCAACCAAGCATATGAAAAAGTAGAAGACGTTTATGGAGTAACTGGAATTCAGCAAGAGGGACGATCACATACTGTACTGCAAGATGGATGCAATGACTTGCAATACTCTCATGGATGGATGCAAAAGGCATTGCGTGGAGACAAGAAACAAAATGCACTGATAACTTTTCTTGAGCATTCCAAAAAGGATAAACTGGAAATCTTTGCAAACTGCAAAGCAGAATCTGTAACTAAAGACGGTGATAAGATAATTTCAGTCAAGGGAGTTGCAACTGATCCGGATACTAAAATAAAACACAACGTTGAAGTCTTTGCTGAGAAGATTGTACTTGCAGCAGGACCCATTGCATCATCAGAATTCCTGTTAAAAAATAATCTATCAAATGGTAACAAAAAAGTAGGTGAGCGATGCAGTCTGCATCCGTCATCGTCTGTTGTTGCAGAGTTCCCCTTTCAAATCAATGGTCAGGATTCTAGTGTAATGGCATACTATTGTGATGAATTCAGCATAATGCAAAAACCAAACTTTGGGTTCATAATAGAGTCAATCTTTGTTGCACCATCACAATTCTCACTAATCATGCCATCATTTGGAATGGAGAATCTAAGACATGTTAAGAACTATCATAAAGTTGCAATGGCAGGCGTTCTAGTCCATGATGATTCTGTTGGAAAAATCAAACTAAACAAAAACAAGGATGCAACATTAGACTATACTTTGAACAAGGATGATCAAGAAAAGATGGTCAAAGGGTTGCGGGAGGCTGTCAGAATCTATCTTCGCGCAGGCGCAAACAAAGTCATTACAGGACATATTAATGAGACCATAATAGAATGCGAAGACGAAATAGAGTCAAAAATTCCTGATGATTCAGCAGGTCAGGCAAAACTGTTAGTGCTTTCTGCCCATCCGCAGGGTGGAAACATTATGGGCGAGAATGAAAAAGAGTCAGTCGTAAATTCTTACTGCAAATCACACGAGATTGATAATCTGTATGTATGTGATGCAAGTGTCTTTCCGACATCTGTTGGAGTTAACCCACAACTTACAGTATTGATGCTTGCAACTGTTGCATCTGAGAATATGTATTGA
- a CDS encoding class I SAM-dependent methyltransferase, which produces MNYDENFWKKYADENEVRYNEEFAKFTKDLAISLRCTSVLEVGCGTGIDLRLFPETFQIYGADPNEYALDIAKEKLPVANFKKGIITDLPFEDSSIDFVFTHGLLNYLDDDTLEKGIAEMYRVTGKYIMNCETFSDVEKEIDENQKSRNMVKRWMNYKVRIVSDVDMHEDIEPEKKRFVLLRKI; this is translated from the coding sequence ATGAATTACGACGAAAATTTTTGGAAAAAATATGCAGATGAAAATGAGGTAAGGTATAATGAAGAATTTGCTAAATTCACAAAAGATCTTGCAATATCATTACGTTGTACAAGTGTTTTAGAGGTAGGGTGCGGAACTGGAATAGATTTAAGATTGTTTCCAGAGACTTTTCAAATTTACGGGGCGGATCCTAATGAATATGCATTAGATATTGCAAAAGAAAAATTACCAGTGGCCAATTTTAAAAAAGGAATCATTACAGATTTACCATTTGAAGATTCATCTATAGATTTTGTATTTACCCATGGATTATTGAATTATCTAGATGATGATACACTAGAGAAAGGAATTGCAGAGATGTACAGAGTTACTGGAAAATACATTATGAATTGTGAGACATTTAGTGATGTTGAAAAAGAGATCGATGAAAATCAAAAATCTCGTAATATGGTAAAGCGTTGGATGAATTACAAGGTACGAATCGTAAGTGATGTTGATATGCATGAGGATATTGAACCTGAAAAAAAGCGATTTGTCTTGTTAAGAAAGATCTAG
- a CDS encoding branched-chain amino acid transaminase: MKEVGKIWMNGKLVPFKDAKVHVLTHALHYSTSIFEGIRCYNTPNGSAIFRLPEHVDRFFKSAKLYSMKMQFSKKEISDGIIKTVKASKLKECYIRPLAYYGYGTMGLTPTQNKVDASIACWEWKMGESKAGKFSGAKCKVSSWIKIDSRSQPMQAKAASNYANAALARMEALENGYDEAIMLNNHGKIAEGSAENIFVVKDDIIQTPPLSAGGLEGITRDSVIQIIEENGGFVIERDLERDDLYTADEIFMTGTAAEVKSVTQIDKVKIGNGKMGHITRALQKSFTDVVMGKDERFLPWLTYI, translated from the coding sequence ATGAAGGAAGTTGGAAAAATATGGATGAATGGAAAATTAGTACCATTTAAGGATGCCAAAGTTCATGTTCTAACTCATGCATTACACTATTCTACATCAATTTTTGAGGGGATCAGATGTTATAACACACCAAATGGTTCTGCCATTTTTAGACTACCAGAACATGTAGATAGATTCTTCAAATCAGCAAAATTGTATTCAATGAAAATGCAGTTTTCAAAGAAAGAGATTTCTGATGGGATAATTAAAACAGTAAAAGCAAGTAAACTCAAAGAGTGTTACATCAGACCACTAGCATATTATGGCTATGGAACTATGGGTTTAACTCCAACACAAAATAAAGTAGATGCTTCTATTGCATGTTGGGAATGGAAGATGGGTGAATCAAAAGCTGGAAAATTCTCAGGAGCAAAATGCAAGGTATCAAGTTGGATAAAAATTGATTCTAGATCCCAACCAATGCAAGCAAAAGCAGCATCAAATTATGCAAATGCTGCATTAGCAAGAATGGAAGCATTAGAAAATGGATATGATGAGGCAATTATGCTAAATAACCACGGAAAAATTGCGGAGGGCAGTGCAGAAAATATCTTTGTTGTAAAAGATGACATTATCCAAACTCCACCACTATCTGCTGGAGGGTTAGAGGGAATTACAAGAGACAGTGTAATACAAATTATTGAAGAAAATGGGGGATTCGTAATTGAGCGAGATCTAGAAAGAGATGATCTCTATACTGCTGATGAAATATTTATGACAGGCACTGCTGCGGAAGTAAAGTCTGTAACACAAATTGATAAAGTAAAAATTGGCAATGGTAAAATGGGACACATTACAAGAGCATTGCAAAAATCATTTACCGATGTAGTTATGGGTAAAGATGAAAGATTCTTGCCTTGGTTGACGTATATCTAA
- a CDS encoding aspartate kinase — protein MTKLVVSKFGGSAIGPDGEYIPKIIQRIVDLKKDSKVIAVFSAPLTMDNGKKRSLTDVILEQGRNAANGTTPSLEIIRTTYQKILELVNSENKEKCKDVINLNLKKAQKALDEALESKEFVDEVRSCALAFSGEILMSHVMNYILRSNGINAETVDFEDWPIITDNNIESTNFLTSESRTKMEKTGELVEQNEVVTIGGFIGKTVDGVTTTYERGGSDRTAADIGILFHKKYDTSIDFEKDSAVVSADPKIIESGLREVHQLSYNEARLAGMFGMKILDPIAIKEIVENGVDMPITVTNMNHPNKVTTIKRILDEQKGHPIKIVTGKENCAIFRIETASIQKLLTSLDKDKRYSEFVILSPFTKDGIEFSRILFLDGDYVKRNEKYLLGFDSLATITYNRGVITLIGDEMWRVQQVASRTSAKIGETGLNILNMDAQEETSRIIIVVEDAKDNIRKAISAIHQEISEINFI, from the coding sequence ATGACAAAATTAGTAGTATCAAAGTTCGGGGGAAGTGCAATAGGCCCAGATGGAGAGTATATTCCAAAAATAATTCAAAGGATTGTTGATTTGAAAAAAGATTCCAAAGTAATTGCAGTTTTTTCAGCCCCACTAACAATGGACAATGGGAAAAAACGTTCTCTTACAGATGTAATATTAGAGCAAGGACGAAATGCCGCAAATGGCACTACACCGTCATTAGAAATTATCAGAACAACATATCAAAAAATTTTAGAATTAGTAAATTCAGAAAACAAAGAAAAATGTAAAGATGTAATTAATTTGAATTTAAAAAAAGCCCAAAAAGCATTAGATGAGGCACTTGAGAGCAAAGAATTCGTTGATGAGGTGCGTTCATGTGCTTTGGCTTTCTCAGGTGAGATTTTGATGTCTCATGTAATGAATTACATCCTAAGAAGTAATGGGATCAATGCTGAAACTGTAGATTTTGAAGATTGGCCTATCATCACAGATAATAATATTGAATCAACAAATTTTCTTACTTCAGAATCACGTACAAAAATGGAAAAAACTGGTGAACTAGTTGAACAAAATGAAGTAGTAACCATAGGAGGATTTATTGGGAAAACGGTAGATGGTGTCACCACCACTTATGAGCGTGGAGGTTCTGATCGTACTGCTGCAGATATAGGAATTTTATTTCATAAAAAATATGATACAAGCATAGATTTTGAAAAAGATAGTGCTGTAGTATCAGCTGATCCAAAAATTATAGAGTCGGGCCTAAGAGAAGTTCATCAATTATCATACAATGAAGCAAGACTTGCAGGAATGTTTGGAATGAAGATTTTAGATCCAATAGCAATCAAAGAAATTGTTGAAAATGGTGTAGATATGCCAATAACGGTTACTAACATGAATCATCCAAACAAAGTCACTACAATAAAGAGAATACTAGATGAGCAAAAAGGGCATCCTATCAAAATTGTTACAGGAAAAGAAAACTGTGCAATTTTTAGAATTGAGACTGCATCGATACAAAAATTGTTGACATCACTAGATAAGGATAAGCGCTACAGTGAATTCGTTATTTTGTCTCCATTTACAAAAGATGGAATAGAATTTTCAAGAATATTATTTTTAGATGGAGATTATGTAAAGAGAAATGAAAAATATTTACTTGGATTTGATTCTCTTGCAACAATAACATACAATAGAGGAGTTATCACACTAATTGGGGATGAGATGTGGCGTGTTCAACAAGTAGCATCTAGAACAAGTGCAAAGATTGGTGAAACAGGATTAAATATTTTGAACATGGATGCACAAGAAGAAACTTCACGAATAATTATTGTTGTAGAAGATGCTAAAGACAATATTAGAAAAGCAATAAGCGCAATACATCAAGAGATTTCAGAAATTAATTTTATTTAG
- a CDS encoding glycosyltransferase has product MVLVDFFSSPIGLGHVTRDIAIENNFQNITTNFVTGSGAAKILKKLDIQVEDVYKPPSFIVENGTLKNPAKWLWNYYKYYKDCKSISEKILQKDNPKLVISDEDFASLSIAQEMKIPTILITDILETHFTKGLASLIEKKMNKSMQEIIKKCEIVILPEIGDSKDNIQRVGPIVRKTNHTREQLREKFSFDKKTIVISIGGTDAGLFLIEKTLEAITKINFDIEVVLVSGPSVNKNYENIRNLGFVDNLHEIIYAADVLISLAGKSTIDEANAYGTPAIFIPIKGHFEQEDNAREQGFTFEDIKRLDKLILEKLEEKRKQINTEGARKAAKIIQSLIDNY; this is encoded by the coding sequence ATGGTTCTTGTAGATTTTTTTTCTAGTCCAATAGGATTGGGTCATGTTACAAGAGATATTGCAATTGAAAATAATTTCCAAAACATTACAACAAATTTTGTTACAGGTAGCGGAGCAGCCAAAATTCTAAAAAAATTAGATATTCAAGTAGAAGATGTCTACAAACCACCTTCGTTTATTGTTGAAAATGGAACATTAAAAAATCCTGCAAAATGGCTTTGGAACTACTACAAATATTATAAAGATTGTAAAAGTATCTCAGAAAAAATTTTACAAAAAGATAATCCAAAATTGGTAATCAGCGATGAGGATTTTGCATCATTGTCAATAGCTCAAGAAATGAAAATTCCAACTATTCTAATAACAGACATTTTAGAGACACATTTTACAAAAGGTTTGGCGTCATTGATTGAAAAAAAGATGAACAAATCAATGCAAGAAATTATAAAAAAATGTGAAATTGTGATTCTTCCTGAAATTGGGGATTCTAAAGATAACATACAAAGAGTGGGACCAATAGTAAGGAAAACAAATCACACTAGAGAACAATTAAGAGAAAAATTTTCTTTTGATAAAAAAACCATTGTAATTTCTATTGGAGGAACTGACGCAGGATTATTTTTAATTGAAAAGACATTAGAAGCCATTACAAAAATCAATTTCGATATAGAAGTTGTGCTAGTCTCTGGTCCATCTGTTAACAAAAATTATGAAAACATAAGAAATTTAGGATTCGTAGATAATTTACATGAGATAATTTACGCAGCTGATGTTTTAATTTCACTTGCAGGAAAATCAACAATTGATGAGGCTAATGCCTATGGCACGCCAGCAATATTCATTCCAATCAAAGGTCATTTTGAGCAAGAAGATAATGCCAGAGAGCAAGGTTTTACTTTTGAGGATATTAAAAGACTGGACAAACTAATTTTGGAGAAATTAGAGGAAAAAAGAAAACAGATCAATACTGAGGGTGCAAGAAAGGCTGCAAAAATCATTCAAAGCTTAATAGATAACTATTGA
- a CDS encoding winged helix-turn-helix domain-containing protein — protein MVKKLRPLLVKKYDISHKIFNELINLESRHILFSIIKKPKRIQEIAKELKIPLSSAYKRIQSLKDCSLILEKPDFAENGHIVTFYQSMIKDITITIKEFEPSISFTKNPNLKNE, from the coding sequence GTGGTAAAAAAGCTAAGACCATTATTAGTAAAAAAATATGATATTTCACATAAAATTTTCAATGAATTGATAAACTTGGAATCAAGACACATATTATTTTCAATTATTAAAAAACCAAAAAGAATACAAGAGATAGCAAAAGAGTTGAAGATTCCCCTAAGTTCAGCCTACAAAAGAATCCAAAGCCTCAAAGACTGCTCATTGATTTTAGAAAAACCAGATTTTGCAGAAAATGGACACATAGTCACGTTTTATCAAAGCATGATAAAAGATATCACAATCACCATCAAAGAGTTTGAGCCGTCAATATCATTTACAAAAAACCCAAATTTGAAAAATGAATAG
- a CDS encoding CbtB domain-containing protein: MSQSKEITISKSNIPVFAIALLSVVFVVGLFVVGYDQGHIFSIILGDQAYEDLYIHELTHDMRHAAGFPCH, translated from the coding sequence TTGTCCCAATCAAAAGAAATTACAATATCAAAATCTAATATTCCAGTTTTTGCAATTGCATTGTTATCTGTTGTTTTTGTAGTTGGTTTGTTTGTTGTAGGTTATGATCAAGGACATATTTTCAGTATTATACTAGGTGATCAAGCTTATGAAGATCTTTACATTCATGAATTAACACATGACATGCGACATGCAGCAGGATTCCCATGCCATTAG
- a CDS encoding CbtA family protein: MKTLIFFAIVLVSGALAGTIHGAANLAIVEPYLDEAIGIENQNLFASGEEEDTPQFWVEYNSYRDWQKGGQVLAGTILGTSIGALFGIVYTLSRNSLPGKNDLRKTFVLAGIMWLTIYFIPFLKYPANPPTVGDGETVVLRAILYLSFIAISGFGVVGFYQLYKKLKSNTKVLAFAGYAIFIGIVFALMPPNPDEITAPMDLVNGFRAMSVVAVSVFWVSVAVILGMFWHKFRPDVQKPVIQN, translated from the coding sequence ATGAAAACTCTGATCTTTTTTGCAATTGTCTTGGTTTCTGGTGCACTAGCTGGAACAATTCATGGTGCTGCAAATCTTGCAATAGTCGAACCATATCTTGATGAAGCAATTGGAATTGAAAATCAAAATCTCTTTGCATCAGGTGAAGAAGAAGATACTCCACAGTTTTGGGTAGAATACAACAGTTATCGTGATTGGCAAAAAGGTGGTCAGGTATTAGCTGGTACTATATTGGGTACATCAATTGGTGCCTTGTTTGGAATTGTGTATACTCTATCTAGAAATTCATTACCAGGAAAAAATGATCTAAGAAAGACATTTGTTTTAGCTGGCATTATGTGGTTAACCATTTACTTTATTCCCTTTTTGAAATACCCTGCAAATCCTCCAACAGTAGGAGATGGTGAGACTGTTGTATTACGAGCAATCTTGTATCTATCATTTATTGCAATATCTGGATTTGGTGTAGTTGGATTCTATCAACTCTACAAGAAACTAAAATCAAACACCAAAGTTTTGGCATTTGCAGGTTATGCCATATTCATTGGAATTGTATTTGCATTAATGCCTCCAAATCCTGATGAGATCACTGCTCCAATGGATTTGGTAAATGGATTTAGAGCAATGTCTGTAGTTGCAGTTAGTGTATTTTGGGTGTCCGTAGCCGTGATTTTAGGCATGTTTTGGCACAAATTTAGGCCTGATGTCCAAAAACCTGTAATTCAGAATTAA
- a CDS encoding PhnD/SsuA/transferrin family substrate-binding protein, with the protein MGYGLSLNEFKLNTAIIPIIAIIAVITGIGIGMALTSTSESQIQEIPEQSLEKLVVAVVPQGDIKKFEAQEKMLEDYFVDKIGMQVEIFYPIDDTTTLASIKSGTTHVAFMSSRPALLANEQNGGNVLAFMADLKPFKTESGNEILGTSYMSQYWTLKERNDINTLQDMRGKSAAFSGPLSTGGYLFPVAELVHQNLLPSGDDPKGFFSNILFSGGYHQSLIALLNGEVDVAAGDDWAVFTFLTPEEQSRIKVIKDFGPVPTHSAVYNADLVDPETIAKFEKAMIDLKNEKPELMDKTLFGSTQYVPVNHYEHLQTLIDALDLTKIPHI; encoded by the coding sequence ATGGGCTATGGATTATCTCTAAATGAATTCAAATTGAATACGGCTATAATTCCCATTATTGCGATCATTGCTGTAATTACGGGAATAGGAATAGGTATGGCTCTTACTAGCACATCTGAATCACAAATACAAGAAATACCTGAACAGTCTCTTGAAAAATTAGTTGTTGCCGTTGTACCTCAAGGAGATATCAAAAAGTTTGAAGCTCAAGAAAAGATGTTAGAGGATTATTTTGTAGACAAGATTGGAATGCAAGTTGAAATATTTTACCCAATTGATGATACAACAACTTTGGCCTCCATAAAATCTGGAACTACACATGTTGCATTTATGAGCAGTAGACCTGCACTTTTAGCAAATGAACAAAACGGTGGAAATGTCTTGGCATTTATGGCAGACCTTAAACCATTCAAAACAGAATCTGGTAATGAGATACTTGGAACATCTTACATGAGTCAATACTGGACCTTAAAGGAACGAAACGACATCAACACTTTACAAGACATGCGTGGCAAGTCAGCAGCGTTTTCAGGTCCATTATCTACTGGAGGATATTTGTTTCCCGTTGCAGAATTAGTTCACCAAAATTTGTTGCCATCAGGCGATGATCCAAAAGGTTTCTTTAGCAACATATTGTTTAGTGGGGGATATCATCAATCATTGATTGCGTTACTTAATGGTGAAGTAGATGTTGCAGCAGGAGATGATTGGGCTGTATTTACATTTCTTACCCCTGAAGAACAATCAAGAATCAAAGTAATCAAAGACTTTGGTCCTGTTCCAACACATAGTGCAGTGTATAATGCAGACTTGGTAGATCCTGAAACAATTGCCAAGTTTGAAAAAGCAATGATTGATCTAAAAAACGAAAAACCAGAATTGATGGACAAGACATTGTTTGGCTCAACACAGTATGTGCCTGTAAATCACTATGAACACTTACAGACATTAATTGATGCACTAGACCTGACAAAGATTCCTCATATCTAG
- a CDS encoding phosphonate ABC transporter ATP-binding protein, which produces MQKYQSSKIFNQTDGISMALYSVSINTSQKTILDHINLEIKEGEMIAVLGKSGAGKSTLLRVIAGLVKTHRNMMFFNGSDFHSLKKNDKNQLRKNIGFIPQQFKLIKELSVFENVMIGRLGKMGRFSSMFRIYPQNDKKIALECIAKVGLSGKESLVARKLSGGEQQRVAIARCLAQEPQIILADEPVASLDVSLIETILEILDNENKKGKTVVFVMHDVELAKRFAKRMILMKEGKIISDKLTEETKDDSIKSLFN; this is translated from the coding sequence ATGCAAAAATACCAATCAAGTAAAATTTTTAATCAAACAGATGGAATCAGCATGGCACTTTACAGCGTCTCCATAAATACCTCTCAAAAAACTATTCTTGATCACATTAATCTTGAGATAAAAGAAGGTGAAATGATAGCAGTACTTGGCAAAAGCGGAGCAGGAAAATCTACATTATTACGAGTAATTGCAGGACTGGTAAAAACACACAGAAACATGATGTTTTTCAACGGTTCTGATTTTCATTCTCTTAAAAAAAATGATAAAAATCAACTAAGAAAGAATATCGGATTTATTCCCCAACAATTTAAGCTAATCAAAGAACTAAGTGTCTTTGAAAATGTCATGATTGGCAGACTAGGAAAGATGGGTAGGTTTTCAAGCATGTTTAGGATCTATCCTCAAAATGACAAAAAAATAGCACTTGAATGCATTGCAAAGGTGGGGTTATCTGGTAAAGAATCCCTTGTTGCACGAAAACTTAGTGGGGGAGAACAGCAACGTGTTGCAATTGCAAGGTGTCTTGCCCAAGAACCACAAATAATTTTGGCCGATGAGCCAGTTGCAAGCCTTGATGTATCATTAATTGAAACAATACTTGAAATCCTTGATAATGAAAACAAGAAAGGCAAAACAGTGGTTTTTGTCATGCATGATGTTGAGCTTGCAAAAAGATTTGCAAAACGAATGATTTTGATGAAAGAAGGAAAAATAATTTCTGATAAACTCACAGAGGAGACAAAAGATGATTCAATCAAGTCCCTATTCAATTAG
- the phnE gene encoding phosphonate ABC transporter, permease protein PhnE, which yields MIQSSPYSIRSTKTFAIVLVTIAVFFWAFSAIEFTPQKVIEGIPPLFDFLYHLYPPDVTVAPTLLESAVETIQMVLVGTLLGTILALPIAAMASSNIAPKPLVAVARTYLMVIRTVPSLVWALIFVIVVGLGPFAGVLALTFYTLGYLGKLYYEAIESIDMDSVEGVVAVGANGTQIFSHAILPQVLPHLVNNFFFMIEYNIRHAAILGFVGAGGIGFYIFLYLQSFSFDKVAMALLVLLGLVIGFDRLSLEVRKKLIQ from the coding sequence ATGATTCAATCAAGTCCCTATTCAATTAGATCAACTAAGACATTTGCAATAGTACTTGTTACAATTGCAGTATTTTTTTGGGCATTTTCTGCAATAGAATTTACTCCACAAAAAGTAATTGAAGGAATACCGCCGCTATTTGATTTTCTTTACCATCTTTATCCTCCAGATGTAACTGTTGCACCAACACTGTTAGAGTCTGCAGTCGAAACAATTCAAATGGTTTTGGTTGGAACATTGCTTGGAACAATACTTGCATTACCTATTGCTGCAATGGCATCCAGCAACATTGCACCAAAACCTCTTGTTGCAGTAGCTAGGACATATTTGATGGTAATTAGAACAGTCCCAAGCTTGGTATGGGCATTAATCTTTGTAATTGTGGTGGGGCTGGGGCCGTTTGCAGGCGTCTTAGCATTAACATTTTACACATTAGGCTATCTTGGCAAATTATACTATGAGGCAATAGAGTCAATTGATATGGATAGTGTTGAAGGAGTAGTGGCAGTTGGAGCTAATGGAACTCAAATATTTAGCCATGCTATATTGCCCCAAGTATTGCCTCATCTTGTAAACAATTTCTTTTTCATGATAGAATACAACATACGCCATGCTGCAATCTTGGGATTTGTTGGAGCTGGAGGAATAGGTTTTTACATATTTCTGTACTTACAGTCATTTAGCTTTGATAAGGTAGCAATGGCATTGCTTGTGTTACTTGGATTGGTAATTGGTTTTGACAGATTGAGTCTAGAAGTAAGAAAGAAGTTAATACAATAA